AGCCGAAAGTCTTCTTGCACAGGTTTCTTATCAGAGTGAGAAAAAAGTTAAAGTCTTTTAATCTAAAGCATACAGACTTTTCCGGGTTCTGGGGGATCTCACAGATAGCGATCGGGCAGCAAAAGCCGAAACTTCACCAAATTGATCAGCAGTCCGTGATTTCCCGCAATTAATCAGCTATTAGCGAAAATCTGACCAGGATGAGCCGTAGGGTGAAGCAGTTAATTCAGTGGAGATAAATTCGGTGCATTTAATTCGGTGCAATTAATGATCGATATGGATCGACATGACTAACTCAGGCAGATCCGCTAATGCAGCTGAACGGGTGCCGATTAGCTAATGCAAACCCATTGGCGTAGACTGATTGGAACTTCGGGGCAAAAATGCTAATCTATCTGTCCAAAATCCCTGCATCAAGATCTCTACAACTCTCAAAACGCTCCCCTCACACCCTCTTACAAAAACCATGTCCTATCTTCTATCTCGAACAGACTCAATTCGGCGACTGCTGTGGAAATTCCGGCTGCAACTGGGTATTCTGCTGACCAGTGTCACGATCGTCCTCTGGCTTTCTACTCCGGCACAGGCTGTTCAGACGCAGATTACGCCGACAAACCCTCAGTTGGGCGACACGCTCTCCGTAGTTGTCCAAAGCGACACGGGCACTGCCCCCACAGTGACGTTTCAGCAAAAGACCTACCCCACTTTTGCGATCGCCAATAACCGCTATCGGGCACTGCTGCCCACCACACCCCTCGATCGTCCTGGACGGCTGACCATTCAGGTAAAGGCAGGCGATGCCGTACAAAATCTGGCTGTGCAGTTGCGGAATCGATCTTTCCCCACGCAAAGTATCTGGGTCAGCGGGGGCGGTTCAGATGGCAGCAATGCTGAATTCGATCGCATTGATGCGTTCAGGGCGATCGTCTCTCCGCAGAAATACTGGAACGGGGCGTTTGTCCGTCCGAACCAGGGGGAAATTACGTCCGTGTACGGAGTTCGCCGCTACTACAACGGTGAGTTTGCTCAAGATTATTACCACCGTGGGGTTGATTATGCGGCTCCAACGGGTGATCCGATTGTGGCTCCGGCAGCGGGTCGCGTGGTGCTGGTTGGAAGAGAATCGGAGGGTTTTCGGCTTCACGGCAATACGATCGGCATTGATCACGGTCAGGGCGTGACGAGCATTTTTATCCACCTCAGCCGAATTGACGTGAAGGAAGGTGATTTTGTCCAGGCGGGTCAACGAATTGGCGGATTGGGCGCGACCGGATCAGCAACCGGACCAAACCTGCACTGGGGACTCAATGTGCATGGTAAATCCGTAGATCCCGTGCCTTGGCGACAGAGCAGCTTTGAGTAATGCTCATAAAAATCATCACGGGTTGCGGTATTTTCAGCGATGTGATTTCCAGGAGCAACAGGGCAAGCTAGAGAAACAGCGCAAATTGGTTGATTTGTCTACAAGCTAATTTGTCCACTGGCTAACTTGTCTATTGGCTAACTTGTCTATTGGCTTATTGTCAACGTCTATTGGCTAGCTCGCATATCGGCTGAGCAAGTCCGCTGATCTTCAATTAGCTGCTTCGCTCACTGCATAGAAATACAAAGTTGAAATTGCCGCAAATCCAGGAAAATCCTATGAGTATCGAGAAAATTGTGGAACAGGCTCTTGAGGATGGCTACCTCACGCCTGCAATGGAGGCTGAAGTTGGGCGCATCTGCGATACGACGTCCGAACTGTCGATCGAAGAGTACATGGCACTCGATCGCTTGATGGGAGCCCTACTGACCGGAGAAGTGGTGGCAGTTCCGCGCAAACAGTTCATTAATTTGATGGAAGAACTGGTACTGACTGAAGCGATCGCCCGTGTATCTGAAATTGAAGCCACGAGCGACTGTACTCTGGATTTGGGCGATATTGCCGCCTATGCCCTCAATCGTCTGCCTCCGCTCTATGCCACCACGGAAGAAGGGGCAGAATTCCAGCGTAGCCGTGCGAAAGAACAGCTTCAGCCCATCATCGCCCAGCAGGTCAGTGAAGCGATCGCCCGTAATATTAACCAGCCTGTATTCTTCCCAGAGCGGCAGGCAATCAGTGTCAATACGGGAGGCGAACTGCTCGGGCAGGTCAGCGAACTGCTCAACAGCTACGCCCACCAGTTTGAAACCGCGATGGCATCCTGAGGCACGAGTTCCAGGAACAGATTCTAGGGCTAAACTTCCAGGACTAAACTTCCGCAGCTAGACTTCTAGGGCTGCACTTCGACGATGGTGCCAACCGCCACCTGACTGTAAAGGGATTGCACATCATCGTCGCGCATTCGGATACAGCCGTGGGAAACTGCCTGCCCAATTAAATCTTCCTGGTTTGTGCCGTGGAACCCAATCTGATGTACCCCATCTGTCCAAAACCCGATCCAGCGAGAGCCGAGGGGATTGTCTACCCCTGGAAAAATCAGCTCTCCGGTAAAGGGATGCCGCCAAATGGGGTCTTTTTGCATGGAAATAATCCGAAAGCTGCCGCTGGGCGTTTCCCATCCTTCTCGACCCACTGCGATCGGATAGCTGACGATCGGCTGATCTTGCTGATACACCGTCACCTGACGAAGATCAAGCTGTACTACGAGCCGGGTTTGAGCGGCGATCGGGTCGGGGTTCAAGGCAGATTGGAGGGCGGCAGCCAGACCCATTCGTCCCGGATTGACAGGCTGAAAGGGGGCTTCTTCCTGGGGCGGCAGCGTCGAGATGGACGGTAAGGCAGGCGTATCCGCAACCGTTTGGGACAGTTGCCAATCGCTAATGACCAGCAGCGCAGCGGTCACAAAGCTAAGGATCATAAAACTCTGCCTAAATGACCCGGATCGGCTTGCCATCCCTCCTGCTGCACCTTTTTTCGTAATTCCACTTTTATTCTAGTGCGATCGTTTTTTGCGATCGAGGGTGGCAGGCGTTCTGGGAGCTATTAACGACTAAAGCCGTTGAATCATCGCCCTTAATCCGTTTTGATTCAGTAACCGCACCGCATCCTCCGCATTTTCCCGATCGCTAAACGCCCCAACCTGCATCAGCGGTCTACCACGACCGGACACTAGAAACGCGCTAGGGACTAGCGATCGCACCAATGCCTGAAGCCGCTCACTCTGTGCCTCAACCACCACGCGATAGCGCAGCGTTGCTCTAAGCTGTTCCGGGCTATAGCCTCCCCCAACCGCATTCCAGGAACCACCCGCCGGGACATTCATTCTCGGCATATCGCCCGCGTTTCCGATCGGCGCATCGCCATCTGGCACAGGCAGCAAATTCGACTGACGAACGACCCGGACGGGCTGAGGCGGGACAGGCTGCATCGCAACAGACTGACCAGAAGATAATTCGCCAGGAGCCAGTCCACCAGAAACCAATCCACCAGAAACCGCTTGAGCTGATGCAAGCTGGACAGAGCTTCCAGCAATTTCAGTCGCCAACGGCGGCATTGATGGCGTAGGAACCGCGATCGGAGGAACGGGCGGCGGCGCAGGCAAAGCGCCAGAAGAGAGAACGAGCGGGATTGCAGCAAAAGGGTTCGCAGATGCAGTTCCACCAACAGCCATCGTTTCACCCTGAGCCATCTGAGCAAAAGGCTGAGGCGCACGGAAAGGAACCGTTACGGGCACAGTTGCCATTAAAACCGAATCGGATGAAGGCACGACGGGAGACGGTGACGCATTGGCGATCGACATTCCAAAGGGGCGGGTAGAACTCACCAGCACGCCGGAATTCTCTGGGGGAGGAACGGGAATAGGGATTGAAATTGAGGGCGCAGGGGCGATCGCAGCAGGGGAAATCTGACCGGAGCGCTGAGCCTCTTGCACTGAACGATTGTTTTGACGGAAAGACATGCCAGCCGGACGCGGCACAGAATTCGATCGGCTCAGGGAAGCCCGGCTGGGGGGCAGTTGACCAATGAGAGGCAGGCTTTGTGTGGCTGCGCGTGTGGCTGCACGTGTGGCTGCGCGATCGGCGGTTTGCGCGGTTGGGTGTGCAGTCGTGTGGGCGGCTGTCTGTGTGGCGGATAAAGATGGTTCAGATGGACGATCGGAAGGGGTCGATCGCTGAGTGACTGCCAATTGAGAAGCTGATAGTTGAGAAACGGTCTGAGCCACGGTTTCATTAACGTCACCATTAGCAGCGCCATTGGCATCCACGCGACCAGAAACCCGCTGCTCCGCAAACTGATTGCCCGCGATCGGCACCGTCTGATCGGTTCCACTGGCGTTCACATCCTGCCTGCGGTTCTCACGAAACTGATTCTGCCCTGGATCATTTGCCCTACCCAGGTCAGGCTGCGCTCTGCCAATCGCCATCACCCCCGTATCACTGCTCTGGGCAATCGTATTGCGTCGGAGAACCGGACGGGCATCGTCCTGTACTACAATTCCGGTTCGATTGCGGCTGATCTGGTTCTGGACAATCAGCGGCGCAGCGGACTGGGCGATCGCAATCCCAACTTCCGTTTGCTCAAACCGATTTTGTCGCACCTCCGGCTGAGCCATTCCGCCGATCGCCAATCCGGTCGCCTGGTTGCGGCTAAACCGATTTTGCTGAATCGATGCCAGCGCATTTCCCGTGACCGTTACCCCTGCCGTCTGGCTTCCAGAAAACGTATTCAGGGCGATCGTAGGATTGCCTGCCTCGATCCAGACCCCATGCCCCTGCGGATTGGATACCGTTACGCCCCGCAGCACCGCGTCGGAGGCACCCACCAGCGTCACATTTTGGTTGCCCTGGCTGGGACTCTGATAAGCACCGCCACCCCGAATCACCGTGCCCTGTCCTGCTGTGCTGGGGTCGCCCTGAATCGTAGTTCCCGATCGCATTTGCAGCGGAAAGACCTCTCCACTCTCGGCGCTGTAGAGTCCGGGAGCCAGCAAAATGACCGTATTGGGCTGAGCCATCTGAAGCGCACGGTGGATGGTGCGAAACGGCGATTGCTGCGTCCCGGAACCCGTTTCATCCTGACCGATCGCTGGATTTACAAACAGAATGGTTTGCCCTGACGGTCTGGCACTCCTGACCACCGGATTTGCTGAACTCGTTTGCGCGATCGCCGGACGACTCCCACCAGCAAGCAGGGCTACGGTCAAGCCTGCCGTGAGAATCAGGAACGCAAGTTTGCGAGGGTTGGGGACAACGGGGTCAACATGGTCAGCTAGGGGGCAGGACATCATTGGACGCATGGAGGCTTCAAGAAGTGCTTCAGAAAATGCTTCTCAACGATCGACGTTTGAGCAGAGAATAAATTTCCCTGGAACAGAATCCAGGCATTGTTCAAAATTTAGAATCAGCAGTGAAAAGCAGCAGCACGGACGAATTAAAAGAACCCGGTTAACGCTAAACCTGGCGATCGATCCGCTTATGCCTGCAACTTTGGCTCTGCTAATAGTGCAGTTCATTTGAATCAATCAACCTATTTTGCACGATTTTTTGGAAGTGGTGACAGCGTCAGGTAAATTTTTCTTGCCGCGAATGCGATACAGGACGATCGCGAATCGCTTCAGGGATTTCAGCCGAATACTGCACGTTCGGCTCAGCCTGTGTGGAAGAGGATGGCGGATAATGGATATCCCTGGATATTTATCCTGAACGACAGAAGTACAAATAAAACGTACCGACAAGACGTACAGGTCGGTAGTAAGTAGGCAGCAGGATGGTGAGTAAAGTGGGCAATGAAGCAGACAAGTATCAGTCGGCGGTCTATCGAATTCTGGATGCGAATCTCGATCGCGCTCGTGAAGGACTGAGGATTATCGAAGAGTGGTGTCGATTTGGGCTAAATCAGACAGAGCTGACCGAAGAATGCAAAACGCTCCGGCAGGAACTCGCCCACTGGCATAGCAACGAACTTCGCGCCGCCAGAGACACCCCAAACGATCGCGGTACCGCCCTCACCCATCCCCAGGAAGAACTGCGATCGAGCGTGGCTCAGGTGCTTCAGGTTAACTTTGCCAGAACTCAGGAGGCATTGCGGGTACTGGAGGAATACGGCAAGCTTTATTCCGGTGACATGGCGGCTGCCTGTAAACAGATGCGCTACCGGGTCTACACGCTGGAAAGTGTGCTGGGCGGCTATGAGCGACAGCAAAAACTGCGCCAATCAGCTCTTTACCTTGTCACCTCACCCTCCGACAATCTGCTGGAAGTGGTTGAAGCTGCCCTGCGGGGAGGACTTTCCCTCGTCCAGTATCGCGACAAAGACACCGACGATCTCACCCGCATCGACAACGCCAAACGGCTCAAGGAACTCTGTCACCGCTACAACGCCCTGTTTATCATTAACGATCGCATTGATCTCGCCTTAGCCGTAGACGCCGATGGTGTGCATCTGGGACAGGACGATGTTCCGACCGCCTTTGCCCGTCAACTGCTCGGCAACCAGCGAATCATTGGACGATCGACTCATAGCCCCGAAGAACTACGCCGTGCGATCGAAGAAGGAGCCGACTACGTGGGCGTTGGTCCGGTTTACGAAACCCCCACCAAAGCAGGCAGAGCCGCCGCCGGACTGGACTATGTGCGCCACGCCGCTTCCCAAGCCTCAATTCCGTGGTATGCGATCGGGGGCATTAGCGCCGATAATCTGGACGACGTACTAAACGCCGGAGCAGAACGAGTTGCCGTCGTGCGAGCCATCATGGCAGCAGAAGACCCCACTTTAATGGTTCAGTACTTAATTTCTCAGCTCGATCGGGCAGGGGTATTGCGCAATCGTGGGGGTGAATAGAGGGGGAGTAGGGAGCAGGGAGCAGGGGAGCAGGGGAGTTTTGATTTTGGGGCGTGTTTAGTGCAGATTCTAATTGAGGGCTGTGATTGAGGACTGTTTTTTTTTGCGGCTCTTTAGCTTCTTGATTGACAGCCATAACCATCGAACGTACAAATATCTGACTAGCAAGCTATCCGACCAGCAAACTATCTGACCAGCAAACCATCTCAGCCTTCAACCGCACACCCGATCGCCCACTCCCCACTCCCCACCATGAACCAAATCACCCTTCAAATCAACGGCGAACCCCACCAATGTGCTTCAGAAACGCTACTACCCGATTTATTAACCCAAATGGGGATGAATCCGCGCCTCGTTGCCGTGGAATATAACGGGGAGATCTTGCATCGGCAGTTCTGGACAGAAACCAAAATGCAGGAGGGCGATCGCCTGGAAGTCGTGACGATCGTGGGGGGAGGATCACGCTGATGATTACGGTTATCTCCTCTAAAATCCGCCTTAAGCCTGCTTATGTCATCGAAGGGAAGGCGGTAGACTAAAAGAGTAGCGACTTTGTAACAATTGTTAATTTTTGGGAGCAGTTGCAGCGTTCGACCTAGTCCTTAAACCTAGTACCTGCGCTAGTCCTGAACCCAGCCAAAGCCGATACGATGAACCCATCAGCTTGGATAGGCACGGGAAATATGCTCAATACACTATTCAACAAACTGTTTGCAGTAATCAAACCTGCTTTAAAACCTTTTCTGATTGCCAGTCTAATGATTGCGCTGGTCTTTAGCCATGCCGATGGTGCCCTGGCTGCAAGTGGCGGTCGTGTGGGTGGCGGCAGCTTCCGCGCTCCGACTCGAACGGCTCCGGCTCCCAGTCGTCCCTATGGGGGTGGCGGCTATGGTGGCTACGGCGGGGGTGGCGGCTACTATCCCGGTGGTGGCGGCTTTGGCTTTCCCTTCATCGTGCCCTTCTTTGGCTTTGGCGGTGGCGGGCTGTTCTCCATCATCCTCTTTATTGCGATCGCAGGCTTTTTGGCGAGAGCTTTCCGGGGAGCGACCCAGGGTGGCTCTGATGGTTATGGCTACAGCGATGGCTACGATACGACTTCAGTGACGGTGGCAAAGGTACAGGTTGGTCTGCTGGCACAGGCTCGCGATTTGCAGGTGGATCTTAACCGGATTGCAACCAATGCCGATACAGGTAGCTCTGAAGGGCTAACCCAGGTTCTTCAGGAATCGACGCTGGCACTGCTGCGTCACCCAGAGTTCTGGGTATATGCGTCGAGTAATGCTCAACAGGCAAGTCTGCAAGCGGCAGAGAACAAGTTCAACCAACTGTCTCTGGCAGAGCGCAGCAAGTTCGCCGAAGAAACCCTCTCGAATGTGAATCGTCAGTTGCGCCAGGCTACCCTGCGGCAGCAGTTGCCCGAAGCGGGCGGCTCCCTAGATATGGTGCGCGACCCAGGGGAATACATTGTTGCAACGATCCTGGTGGCAACGGTTGGTCGTCTGCCCCTTCCCACAATTAATACCACCCAAGATCTGCGGCAGGCGCTAAGCGTTCTCGGTTCTGTCTCTAGCGATCGCCTGTTGGCTCTGGAGGTACTGTGGACTCCACAGGCAGAAGGCGACACCCTCAGCAGCGACGAAATGATTGCAGAATACCCGGATCTGAAGCGAATTTAGTACGCTAGTAGATGCGGGATGTAGTGGGGGCTGAATTGTCAGTCCCCTCTTTTGTGTGAGAGGAATGGGTTGTGTGAGGGGAATGGGTTGGCAAGAAGTTTGTTGGCAGGAATTTCTAAGATTTCATTTCTAATTTATTTCTCGTATTTCTATGATTAGTTACCTGAAGGGAACCGTTGCAGGCACTCAGAAGCTCAGCAGCAGTCGGGTGATTTTGACGATCGACGTTAACGGCATTGGCTATGACGTGCAGATCAACGCCAGGCTCATGCAGCAGTTGCCTCCAGTCGGCGAGAATGTACAGATCTTTACCCATATGCAAACGCGGGAAGACCAGACGGTGCTGTTTGGTTTTGGCTCGCCCTCAGAGCGAGATTTGTTTCGCCAATTAATCAGCGTGACGGGCGTGGGTCCGCAGGTAGCAATGGCGCTGCTGGATGCTCTGGGATTGCAGGATCTGGTTCAGGCGATCGTTGCCAGCAATATTCGGCTTCTGTCTAAAACACCGGGAGTAGGCAACAAAACTGCCGAGCGCATTGCCCTGGAGCTGAAGACCAAACTGGCGGAATGGCGAATGCAGTCTGGCTTAGGTTCTGCCCCCAGCGCCGCCCCGATTCCCGCCGTGCAGGAAGATGTGGAAATGACCCTGCTGGCACTTGGCTACACCAGCGACGAAATTACCCATGCGCTTCAGGCAGTGGGACAAAGTACGGCGCTTTCCAAGTCAGATAATGCGGAAGCCTGGATTCGGGAAGCGATCGCCTGGCTGAGCCGGATGTAGAGCAACACCATACAAGCTATTCCTGTAGCGGATTTCGATACATCCTGAGAATGATTGCCGCAGCGAAGCAAAATCCCTCGCAGAGAGCATGAACTCCTGAGTCGTGAATCGATATTATTAACCCTATGTTGAGCGGCAAAGCGGATTCCGCTTCAGACGATAGGGAAAGAATGAACACTCAAAAGCTCACACGCGGACAACTCGAAAGAACCCTCTCTCAGCGGGTACAGTCGCTTTACCGCACCTTTTTAGGACACCAGCCCAGCAAGGTTTCGTGCCAACTGTTCGACGAGAAGTTGACGATCGTGATTGAGAATTCCGTGACTCAGCTAGAGCATCTCTTGGTGGAAGAGGGAAATCGCCACCTTGCAGTGCAGGTTCGCGAGGACTTGAATCAGCTCATTGAGCCTCGTATCCGCGAATTAATTGAATCTGTTGTAGAAACGGAAGTCCTGGATTTGCTCAGCGACGCCACCCTGGAAACGGGCAGAACCGGAATGATTGCCATTTTGCAGGAACCGCCCGACACTCGACCTTCTTCATCTCGTCGGATCAGCTCACCGCGACCGGGCACTATCTCCGCATAGGTTGGCAGCAGTAGCGCTCTACCGTCGATTGCAAATCATCCAGCAAAAACGGCTTGCTGAGATAGTCGTCAAAACCCTCTGCCAGGAGCCGCAGTCGATCCTCCAGACGGGCAAGCGCTGTAACAGCAACAACCGGAATCGATCGGGTCAGGCTGCTCTCTCGGAGCTGGTGCATCAGCTCAATGCCGCTCTGCTGGGGCAGAACAATATCCAGCAAGATCAGGTCGGGCTGCAAGGTCTGGACGAGCGCAACCAAATTTTTTCCGTCCGAATTGCCCACAAACCGGCAGTTAAACAGCTCTAGACAGTACTCTAGCAGCAGCAAATTATCTTCATCGTCATCCACAACCAGCACCAGCGGTTTTGGCAACGAGCCTGCTATGGTCAGACTACGGGGAAAAGATAAATCTTGAAGTGCCATCTAAGACTCCGCGAATGCGTTCCAATGGGGAGGGAGCGAACTAACTCAGTCCATCCAGCCAATTCTCTTTGAGAACTTGTTTTTAATAACTTGTCTTGAATAAACGATTGAGTCGGATAGTCGAATCAGGTAAAAGTTTGATCTGAAGCGAACAACAGTAGATAGAAAGTCAATAGATAAGCTGGGCTTGATGATGGTTGATTTCAAATACTGTTGCTTAGGATACGATTTTAACCTCCCTCTGCCCCAAGAGGGATAAAGTTAAGGTTTGCATAAGCATTTCGACCGATATTCGTTTTAATAAAGAAAAACGAGATAGGACGAACAATACTGGATCAGCGAAAATGTACTGGGTGAAGTGAGTCGATGAGCAGGGGACTGTTTTTCACCAATCCCTTTTTAATCTCTCTAATCTTCTCTATAGTAACGAATTATTTCTGTCCCTATTTAACATTTGCTTAAGGATTAATAGTATTCCTCTTAAATCTGAAATTTGTGGAGCTGCCCCCATGAGCCGATGCAAAACCCCAGGTATAAAAACAGCTCCAATTCAAGTGCTCAACCTGAAATATCAGACTTGAAAATGATTCCCGCCTCGGATTAAGGTAGAAACCGTGTTGACTTTTATCTATTTTGCGGGGATGAAAGGTGGGTGACTTTGACAGAAAGCAGCTTGAACAGCTCAACGCGATCGGCGAATACCTGCAACACATCCGCCAGGATCAAGGTCGATCGCTCGACGATATCTCTGCAAAAACCTATATTCCCCTGAGAATTCTGAGGGCACTGGAAGGTGGACAGGGTGGCATCCTGCCGGAAGCGGTCTTTGTGCAGGGGTTTATTCGCCGCTATGCCGATGCCCTGGGACTGGATGGAATGAGCCTGTCTCGCAGTTTTCCCGTTGAGCGCGAAGCCTCCAGCTTTGACTCGTCTGAGCAGGAGCGAATGGAACCGACCCAAACGCTGGTTGAAACCAGGCTTCCTACGGCTTCCCGATCGGACTATTCCGAAAATCGAACCGCTTCACGCCGTCGCGGGC
This is a stretch of genomic DNA from Leptolyngbya ohadii IS1. It encodes these proteins:
- a CDS encoding M23 family metallopeptidase, producing MSYLLSRTDSIRRLLWKFRLQLGILLTSVTIVLWLSTPAQAVQTQITPTNPQLGDTLSVVVQSDTGTAPTVTFQQKTYPTFAIANNRYRALLPTTPLDRPGRLTIQVKAGDAVQNLAVQLRNRSFPTQSIWVSGGGSDGSNAEFDRIDAFRAIVSPQKYWNGAFVRPNQGEITSVYGVRRYYNGEFAQDYYHRGVDYAAPTGDPIVAPAAGRVVLVGRESEGFRLHGNTIGIDHGQGVTSIFIHLSRIDVKEGDFVQAGQRIGGLGATGSATGPNLHWGLNVHGKSVDPVPWRQSSFE
- a CDS encoding late competence development ComFB family protein; translated protein: MSIEKIVEQALEDGYLTPAMEAEVGRICDTTSELSIEEYMALDRLMGALLTGEVVAVPRKQFINLMEELVLTEAIARVSEIEATSDCTLDLGDIAAYALNRLPPLYATTEEGAEFQRSRAKEQLQPIIAQQVSEAIARNINQPVFFPERQAISVNTGGELLGQVSELLNSYAHQFETAMAS
- a CDS encoding L,D-transpeptidase; translation: MILSFVTAALLVISDWQLSQTVADTPALPSISTLPPQEEAPFQPVNPGRMGLAAALQSALNPDPIAAQTRLVVQLDLRQVTVYQQDQPIVSYPIAVGREGWETPSGSFRIISMQKDPIWRHPFTGELIFPGVDNPLGSRWIGFWTDGVHQIGFHGTNQEDLIGQAVSHGCIRMRDDDVQSLYSQVAVGTIVEVQP
- a CDS encoding DUF1565 domain-containing protein, translated to MRPMMSCPLADHVDPVVPNPRKLAFLILTAGLTVALLAGGSRPAIAQTSSANPVVRSARPSGQTILFVNPAIGQDETGSGTQQSPFRTIHRALQMAQPNTVILLAPGLYSAESGEVFPLQMRSGTTIQGDPSTAGQGTVIRGGGAYQSPSQGNQNVTLVGASDAVLRGVTVSNPQGHGVWIEAGNPTIALNTFSGSQTAGVTVTGNALASIQQNRFSRNQATGLAIGGMAQPEVRQNRFEQTEVGIAIAQSAAPLIVQNQISRNRTGIVVQDDARPVLRRNTIAQSSDTGVMAIGRAQPDLGRANDPGQNQFRENRRQDVNASGTDQTVPIAGNQFAEQRVSGRVDANGAANGDVNETVAQTVSQLSASQLAVTQRSTPSDRPSEPSLSATQTAAHTTAHPTAQTADRAATRAATRAATQSLPLIGQLPPSRASLSRSNSVPRPAGMSFRQNNRSVQEAQRSGQISPAAIAPAPSISIPIPVPPPENSGVLVSSTRPFGMSIANASPSPVVPSSDSVLMATVPVTVPFRAPQPFAQMAQGETMAVGGTASANPFAAIPLVLSSGALPAPPPVPPIAVPTPSMPPLATEIAGSSVQLASAQAVSGGLVSGGLAPGELSSGQSVAMQPVPPQPVRVVRQSNLLPVPDGDAPIGNAGDMPRMNVPAGGSWNAVGGGYSPEQLRATLRYRVVVEAQSERLQALVRSLVPSAFLVSGRGRPLMQVGAFSDRENAEDAVRLLNQNGLRAMIQRL
- a CDS encoding thiamine phosphate synthase, which gives rise to MVSKVGNEADKYQSAVYRILDANLDRAREGLRIIEEWCRFGLNQTELTEECKTLRQELAHWHSNELRAARDTPNDRGTALTHPQEELRSSVAQVLQVNFARTQEALRVLEEYGKLYSGDMAAACKQMRYRVYTLESVLGGYERQQKLRQSALYLVTSPSDNLLEVVEAALRGGLSLVQYRDKDTDDLTRIDNAKRLKELCHRYNALFIINDRIDLALAVDADGVHLGQDDVPTAFARQLLGNQRIIGRSTHSPEELRRAIEEGADYVGVGPVYETPTKAGRAAAGLDYVRHAASQASIPWYAIGGISADNLDDVLNAGAERVAVVRAIMAAEDPTLMVQYLISQLDRAGVLRNRGGE
- the thiS gene encoding sulfur carrier protein ThiS, with the translated sequence MNQITLQINGEPHQCASETLLPDLLTQMGMNPRLVAVEYNGEILHRQFWTETKMQEGDRLEVVTIVGGGSR
- a CDS encoding DUF1517 domain-containing protein, which produces MLNTLFNKLFAVIKPALKPFLIASLMIALVFSHADGALAASGGRVGGGSFRAPTRTAPAPSRPYGGGGYGGYGGGGGYYPGGGGFGFPFIVPFFGFGGGGLFSIILFIAIAGFLARAFRGATQGGSDGYGYSDGYDTTSVTVAKVQVGLLAQARDLQVDLNRIATNADTGSSEGLTQVLQESTLALLRHPEFWVYASSNAQQASLQAAENKFNQLSLAERSKFAEETLSNVNRQLRQATLRQQLPEAGGSLDMVRDPGEYIVATILVATVGRLPLPTINTTQDLRQALSVLGSVSSDRLLALEVLWTPQAEGDTLSSDEMIAEYPDLKRI
- the ruvA gene encoding Holliday junction branch migration protein RuvA, translated to MISYLKGTVAGTQKLSSSRVILTIDVNGIGYDVQINARLMQQLPPVGENVQIFTHMQTREDQTVLFGFGSPSERDLFRQLISVTGVGPQVAMALLDALGLQDLVQAIVASNIRLLSKTPGVGNKTAERIALELKTKLAEWRMQSGLGSAPSAAPIPAVQEDVEMTLLALGYTSDEITHALQAVGQSTALSKSDNAEAWIREAIAWLSRM
- a CDS encoding DUF2294 domain-containing protein — its product is MNTQKLTRGQLERTLSQRVQSLYRTFLGHQPSKVSCQLFDEKLTIVIENSVTQLEHLLVEEGNRHLAVQVREDLNQLIEPRIRELIESVVETEVLDLLSDATLETGRTGMIAILQEPPDTRPSSSRRISSPRPGTISA
- a CDS encoding response regulator, with amino-acid sequence MALQDLSFPRSLTIAGSLPKPLVLVVDDDEDNLLLLEYCLELFNCRFVGNSDGKNLVALVQTLQPDLILLDIVLPQQSGIELMHQLRESSLTRSIPVVAVTALARLEDRLRLLAEGFDDYLSKPFLLDDLQSTVERYCCQPMRR